Proteins from a single region of Flavobacterium sp. K5-23:
- a CDS encoding c-type cytochrome codes for MKKVGNHNSISRKLFFGLALTLAFSLNSFAQDAAPAAETEVADAAATQGGDPVKGKELFNANCAACHKLDAKSTGPALRGIADKHDMAWMYKWVKNSSALIKSGDAAAVKVFEENNKAVMTGFPQLSDGDIDNIIAYTSEVKAEAPAAAGAVPGGAVSGDDSGISNSVILGALALVMLMLVVMLFLVNKVLTKVAKANNIEVTPKVATMPIWKAFAKNQFLVLVTSIFLLLASGYFVYGFLMQVGVDQNYEPIQPIHFSHKIHAGDNEINCKYCHSAARVSKNSGIPSLNVCMNCHKNIGEVAETTATPEYSKAFYDEQIQKLYTAVGWDNTTQTYTGKSEPVKWVRIHNLPDFVYFNHSQHVTVAGIECQTCHGPVETYEIQKQFAPLTMGWCIECHRKTDVKMEGNEYYTKIHAELSKKYGVDKLTAAQMGGLECGKCHY; via the coding sequence ATGAAAAAGGTGGGTAACCATAATTCGATCTCAAGGAAATTATTTTTCGGCTTAGCTTTAACGCTGGCTTTTTCCTTAAATTCATTTGCACAAGATGCGGCTCCTGCTGCTGAAACTGAAGTTGCAGATGCTGCTGCTACACAAGGTGGTGACCCGGTAAAGGGTAAAGAACTTTTTAATGCAAATTGTGCTGCATGTCATAAGCTTGATGCTAAATCAACGGGCCCTGCTCTTAGGGGTATTGCTGATAAGCACGATATGGCTTGGATGTACAAATGGGTTAAAAATAGTTCTGCATTAATCAAATCTGGTGATGCTGCTGCTGTAAAAGTGTTTGAAGAAAATAATAAAGCGGTAATGACCGGTTTTCCTCAGTTATCTGATGGAGATATCGATAATATTATTGCATATACATCTGAAGTAAAAGCAGAAGCTCCGGCTGCTGCTGGTGCGGTACCTGGTGGTGCTGTTTCTGGAGATGATAGCGGGATATCTAATAGCGTTATATTAGGTGCTCTTGCTCTAGTGATGTTGATGCTTGTTGTGATGTTGTTTTTAGTGAACAAAGTCTTGACTAAGGTTGCTAAAGCAAATAACATTGAGGTTACTCCTAAAGTTGCTACAATGCCAATATGGAAAGCGTTTGCTAAAAACCAATTTTTGGTTTTAGTGACTTCTATATTCTTATTGTTAGCGAGTGGGTACTTCGTTTACGGGTTTTTAATGCAGGTAGGTGTGGATCAAAATTATGAGCCAATTCAACCGATACATTTTTCTCATAAAATTCACGCTGGTGATAATGAGATTAACTGTAAATACTGTCACTCTGCTGCTAGAGTAAGTAAAAATTCAGGAATTCCTTCTTTGAACGTTTGTATGAACTGTCATAAGAACATTGGAGAAGTTGCTGAAACTACTGCTACTCCTGAGTACAGCAAAGCTTTCTACGACGAACAAATTCAAAAATTATATACTGCTGTAGGTTGGGATAATACTACCCAAACTTATACAGGGAAATCTGAGCCAGTTAAATGGGTTAGAATTCATAACTTACCTGACTTTGTATATTTCAATCACTCACAACACGTTACTGTAGCGGGAATTGAATGTCAAACTTGTCACGGTCCTGTTGAAACTTACGAAATTCAAAAACAATTTGCTCCTTTAACAATGGGATGGTGTATTGAATGCCATAGAAAAACCGATGTTAAAATGGAAGGGAATGAGTATTACACTAAAATTCACGCAGAGCTTTCTAAAAAATACGGTGTAGACAAATTGACTGCAGCGCAAATGGGAGGTTTAGAATGTGGTAAATGCCATTACTAA